CGCGGCACCTTGCTTCATTCCGCTGGGTCCGGGGCATGACCTCTGCGGCCGGTCGGATGGCCATCCTTTTCACCATGCAACGCGTCGGACAGGTGCCAGCCGCACTTTATTTCATCTTCCGTGAGGATCGCTTCCGGTGGGATGCGACCATATCCGAAAAGATTTCGGAGTGAATAGCAATGCCTGCTCAGCGTTCACTCAGATTCAGGCTCCTTTCGGCAGTGCGTTGCATGTCCAGCTACCTTTCCCACAGACTGGCGACATGACAATAGATCATGAGCTCGCTTCAGTAATGGTGGGACGTTGAGGAGATTGTGCCCAAGGAACTCGACGGTGTTTCAGGCAGTGCTTGAAACTACCAAATCCCGTCCCCGCTGCTTAGCCTGGTAAAGCAGTTCGTCTGCCTTGCCGACAAGGAGCAGTCGTCCTTCAGGATATACGAGTTTGGACATCACGACCGCACCACAGCTTACCGTCACGCGTTGCTGCAATGCAGGAGACCCGTCGTGGACAATATCGAGGTCGCGCAAAGCCTGACGAAAACACTGAACCAGTTCAATGATGCCGTCTCCTTGAGGCGCCAGCAATGCAAACTCCTCGCCTCCATACCTTGCTGCCAGATCATAAGGACGCCGCGCGTGGTGACCGAGCAACTGCGCGACGGTCCGCAGAACGTCATCGCCGGCAACATGTCCATAGAAGTCGTTGAATCTCTTGAAATGGTCGATATCTATTAAAGCAAGCCCGATCGGTTCACCGCTACGCGCCGCATTGCAGCAGGCCCGATCCAGCGCATCATCGAAATGTCGCCGATTGGCGATCCCTGTCAGCCCATCCTGTTGCGCAAGCTGTTTCAGTTCCCTTTTCTGCAAAGCAAGCTTGACGAGGTTCCTGATCCTTGCTGCCACTATCGCCGGTCGAATGGGCTTGTGGATATAATCGGCCGCACCCAACCGGAGCCCCAGTTCCTCATCGGCCTCCTCATTTTGCCCGGTGATGAAAACGACCGCTATTTCAGCGGTACGTTCGTCCGCACGTAGCGCCGAGAGCACCTCGTAGCCGTTCATGCCTGGCATGGAAACATCAAGCAGGATTAGGGCGATAACTTTCGCTTGCTGCCTTGCGAAAAACAGCAAGTCTTCGCCGTTCCCGGCGAGAAGAACACGGTAATCCGCACCGAGAAGTTCCGCCAGAACCGTACGATTTATGCGTTCATCGTCCGCGACAAGTATCGTCGGTCGTTCATCCGTCATTGCCCATCACTGCCCTTATTCGCCATCAGCAATGCTGAAAGCCTGTCAAGCCGGGTAACTGCATCCTCAAGTCGAAGGTCATCGAAGGACACCAGCACTTGTTCGAGAATGGCCTTGTGCTCCGGTTGTGTCGTCCAGACGGCAAGCTCTTCCAGTATTTTCACCGCGTCGTAGTCACCCTGTAGAAGTAGCGCCCTCGCTTGTCCAATCAATGGACCAGTCCCGTCGTAGTCGTTAGCGGCGTGATCGATTTCAGAGGCAGCATGCTTTTCGACCTCGCTCGCTACCTCGGCGAGCAGAAGGCGCAGGTCCTTCACAACCTT
The genomic region above belongs to Ochrobactrum quorumnocens and contains:
- a CDS encoding GGDEF domain-containing protein encodes the protein MTDERPTILVADDERINRTVLAELLGADYRVLLAGNGEDLLFFARQQAKVIALILLDVSMPGMNGYEVLSALRADERTAEIAVVFITGQNEEADEELGLRLGAADYIHKPIRPAIVAARIRNLVKLALQKRELKQLAQQDGLTGIANRRHFDDALDRACCNAARSGEPIGLALIDIDHFKRFNDFYGHVAGDDVLRTVAQLLGHHARRPYDLAARYGGEEFALLAPQGDGIIELVQCFRQALRDLDIVHDGSPALQQRVTVSCGAVVMSKLVYPEGRLLLVGKADELLYQAKQRGRDLVVSSTA